Proteins from one Cydia fagiglandana chromosome 13, ilCydFagi1.1, whole genome shotgun sequence genomic window:
- the LOC134670241 gene encoding conserved oligomeric Golgi complex subunit 8: MAQELTELCQLLFPDSSSENAEYFSEINEYIKKLGSQNWDHIRKEPERLTEEMNQLTEQTQDLAFTNYKTFVETAEISRTIMKDLGNSKESLTKFLEATPDFIQECENFSQMAGNIVKEKSRYSSIRNQSEKLLELLELPALMREALSAEDYESALDIFTFIRNLSKRYSEIPLVQNTTSEIMTLWFETLYHLFNQLRYDLPLPQCLQILGYLRRANTVYRSTDDDGSIHYTGSKTNTSDGLHLHFLKARNAWFEKALEDAKNTESSERLLRRIVELHRIHLFNVLTQHKSIFLSDAHESRAREDELNGTSALSCWLKQKVEVLAQILNRDLQNEDESNFESLFNQCMYLCLSFGRVGADMRCTLTPLFRKNILALFYKGLEKAENHFENQMKSYKVPTIKNVPRPVNENASAGPPESLLDYYPLAEYCNGMLIVLNMLRNTAPLNIVKEVYNAYRNSLNQAVQVLTAFYHREQQAFTDIERQNFVSLCICFTEDFVPYISKCLSLSFPSTQIAELLGVTLTVLQESKLLHIDQVGICEPLNSITGLTIN, from the exons ATGGCTCAAGAACTAACCGAACTTTGCCAGTTGTTGTTCCCAGATTCCAGCAGCG AAAATGCAGAATACTTCAGTGAAATCAATGAATACATTAAAAAACTGGGGTCACAAAATTGGGATCACATAAGAAAAGAGCCAGAAAGATTGACTGAAGAGATGAACCAACTGACAGAGCAAACTCAAGACCTGGCGTTCACAAATTACAAGACATTTGTGGAGACGGCAGAGATCTCACGGACCATCATGAAGGACCTTGGGAATTCTAAAGAATCACTGACAAAATTTCTTgaggctacgcccgactttaTACAGGAATGTGAGAATTTTTCGCAAATGGCTGGAAATATAGTTAAGGAGAAAAG TCGCTACAGTTCCATTCGCAACCAGAGTGAGAAGTTACTGGAACTGCTAGAGTTGCCTGCGCTGATGCGTGAAGCCCTCTCCGCCGAGGACTATGAGAGCGCTTTGGATATCTTCACATTCATCCGGAACTTATCTAAGCGGTATTCTGAGATACCCTTAGTTCAG AATACCACATCCGAGATCATGACCCTCTGGTTTGAGACACTATATCATTTGTTCAATCAGCTCCGATATGATTTGCCGCTGCCGCAATGTCTTCAG atACTTGGATATCTCCGAAGAGCCAACACCGTATACCGGTCGACGGATGACGATGGCAGCATTCATTACACAGGAAGCAAAACTAACACATCTGATGGTCTTCATTTGCATTTTTTGAAAGCAAGAAACGCTTGGTTCGAAAAAGCTTTGGAGGATGCCAAAAATACCGaat CCAGCGAAAGACTGTTGAGGCGAATAGTGGAGTTGCACCGAATTCACCTGTTCAACGTTCTGACGCAGCACAAATCAATATTTCTGTCCGACGCCCACGAGTCCAGGGCGAGAGAAGACGAACTGAACGGAACTAGTGCCTTGTCTTGTTGGTTGAAACAAAAGGTAG AAGTTTTGGCCCAAATCCTGAACCGAGACTTACAAAACGAAGACGAATCCAACTTCGAATCCCTATTTAACCAGTGTATGTATCTCTGTCTATCATTCGGAAGAGTCGGCGCGGACATGAGATGCACTCTGACCCCGCtctttagaaaaaatattttagcacTATTCTATAAAGGGCTAGAAAAGGCGGAAAACCACTTTGAGAACCAGATGAAGTCGTATAAAGTGCCTACTATAAAGAATGTACCACGGCCAGTGAATGAGAATGCTTCTGCGGGGCCTCCAGAAAGTCTTTTAGACTATTACCCGTTGGCTGAATACTGCAATGGAATGTTGATAGTACTGAATATGTTAAGAAACACAGCTCCGTTGAACATAGTGAAAGAAGTTTACAATGCATATAGGAACTCTTTGAACCAGGCTGTTCAGGTTTTAACGGCATTTTACCACAGAGAACAACAAGCTTTTACGGATATCGAGAGGCAGAATTTTGTTTCGTTATGCATTTGTTTTACTGAAGATTTCGTGCCGTATATATCGAAGTGTCTGTCGTTATCGTTCCCGTCCACTCAGATTGCGGAGCTGCTTGGTGTTACTTTGACGGTTTTACAAGAAAGCAAGCTACTGCACATTGACCAAGTCGGTATTTGCGAGCCTTTGAATAGTATTACTGGGCTTACTATCAATTGA
- the LOC134670242 gene encoding zinc finger protein 358 translates to MDGEGEDFNLHWEEEEVESKHIPGVVASEVICGLDNVQAGTYSNMSSEVIIQDTDQIAAENLMFLSQDVVSYTDAAELAVDPSVECVTEEVITDDWTEGQDSLYNFRVEVPLEHFTNPVLDIKEENDIDVPLPTDQDQYTAMRPWPCDFCSRRFRKKAALMNHMVAHQNDRPHACNLCGVRYVRKCDLMNHLKVHAMVPDNADPVDYEDVLDNSQVIKPKKKRGRRKKNPEPEPEENGDVWENMTSARTMQWSRRARSPARPPRSPPPLPPPSPPSEPEPCPPPADPSRPFVCRHCGVGFAREKALQSHSRIHGGDSPIECGTCGELCWSREALATHARQRHPHQPPQQPTREPYDSNSGDDDMEYQLSPLADSGSERAVYDTQRGPELFCQDCGVAFQRADLLRRHQAAAHSHKRHDSSSSTWAEHSCDVCGETCADALQLLAHAERHADRPAPSRFKRMSRGRNNTSSSGSRQFPCRECGKVFGSRSSQQIHIRIHTGERPYACRFCWKAFADGGTLRKHERIHTGEKPYACAVCPRAFNQRVVLREHVRSHHSAPDRRANGGPSFCCVVCGRTLHSSAELVQHLIQHCDANTALKRQPQTGPRKYKRRRKIKSELSPRHSWERGSPSPARSASPSPAPSPAPSPAPSPAPSPAPAPAAPRRRRRAPPPRPKMIHTEERRAKPRQVRGRRPPRHPADDLRAIAPRSATPSPAPSPEPAAAPSPPPSPLVSPQEGGPFKCEMCSEEFPRRDALLLHVPVHI, encoded by the exons ATGGATGGTGAAGGTGAAGATTTCAATCTCCACTGGGAGGAGGAGGAAGTGGAGTCAAAG CACATCCCAGGTGTAGTGGCTTCAGAGGTCATCTGTGGCTTAGATAATGTGCAAGCTGGTACTTACTCCAATATG AGCTCAGAAGTAATCATACAAGACACAGATCAGATAGCAGCGGAGAATCTGATGTTCTTGTCTCAGGATGTAGTCAGCTACACGGATGCTGCCGAGTTGGCTGTGGACCCCAGTGTGGAGTGTGTTACGGAGGAGGTGATCACGGATGACTGGACTGAGGGGCAGGACAG TTTGTATAATTTCAGAGTCGAGGTTCCATTGGAGCATTTTACGAACCCAGTATTGGACATAAAAGAGGAAAATGACATTGATGTCCCACTTCCAACAGATCAG GACCAGTACACAGCAATGCGACCATGGCCCTGCGACTTCTGCTCGCGGCGGTTCCGCAAGAAAGCCGCCCTGATGAACCACATGGTGGCTCACCAGAACGACCGCCCCCACGCCTGCAACCTCTGTGGCGTGCGCTACGTGCGCAAGTGCGATCTGATGAACCATCTCAAGGTGCACGCTATGGTGCCGGACAACGCAGACCCGGTTGACTATG AGGACGTGTTAGATAACAGTCAAGTAATAAAACCAAAGAAAAAGCGAGGGAGACGAAAAAAGAATCCCGAGCCAGAGCCTGAAGAA AACGGAGACGTATGGGAGAACATGACCTCGGCGCGCACCATGCAGTGGTCGCGCCGCGCGCGCTCGCcggcgcggccgccgcgctcgccgccgccgctgccgccgccgtcgccgcccTCGGAGCCCGAGCCCTGCCCGCCGCCAGCCGACCCCAGCCGACCCTTTGTCTGTAGGCATTGTGGGGTCGGCTTCGCGAGGGAGAAGGCCTTACAGTCGCACTCTAGG ATACACGGAGGAGATTCGCCGATAGAGTGCGGTACATGCGGCGAGCTGTGCTGGTCGCGCGAGGCGCTGGCCACTCACGCTCGCCAGCGGCATCCGCACCAGCCGCCGCAGCAGCCGACCAGGGAGCCCTACGACTCCAACTCAG GTGACGACGACATGGAATACCAGCTGTCGCCGCTAGCCGACAGCGGGAGCGAGCGAGCCGTGTACGACACGCAGCGGGGCCCCGAGCTGTTCTGTCAAGATTGCGGCGTCGCCTTCCAGCGGGCCGACCTGCTGCGTCGGCACCAGGCTGCCGCTCACAG TCACAAACGGCACGACAGCTCGTCGTCGACGTGGGCGGAGCACTCGTGCGACGTGTGCGGCGAGACGTGCGCGGACGCGCTGCAGCTGCTCGCGCACGCGGAGCGCCACGCCGACCGCCCCGCGCCCTCCAG ATTCAAGAGGATGTCACGGGGAAGAAATAACACGTCTTCGAGTGGTTCGCGGCAATTCCCCTGCAGAGAGTGTG GCAAAGTATTTGGCTCGCGCAGCTCCCAACAAATCCACATCCGAATACATACCGGCGAGCGACCCTACGCCTGCCGGTTCTGCTGGAAGGCCTTCGCGGATGGCGGCACGCTAAGAAAACACGAGCGGATACACACCG GCGAGAAGCCGTACGCGTGCGCGGTGTGCCCCCGCGCGTTCAACCAGCGCGTGGTGCTGCGCGAGCACGTGCGCTCCCACCACTCCGCGCCCGACCGCCGCGCCAACG GGGGTCCCTCGTTTTGCTGCGTGGTTTGCGGTCGCACGCTACACTCCAGTGCCGAGCTGGTGCAGCATCTTATTCAACACTGCGACGCCAACACCGCGCTCAAGAGACAGCCGCAG ACCGGTCCTCGCAAATACAAGCGGCGGCGGAAAATCAAGTCGGAGCTGTCCCCGCGGCACTCTTGGGAGCGCGGCTCGCCCTCCCCCGCGCGCTCCGCCTCCCCCTCCCCCGCCCCCTCCCCCGCCCCCTCCCCCGCCCCCTCCCCCGCCCCctcccccgcccccgcgcccgccgcgccgcgccgccgccgccgcgcgccgccgcccagACCCAAGATGATACACACCGAGGAGCGCCGCGCCAAACCCAGAcag GTACGAGGAAGGCGGCCGCCGCGGCACCCGGCCGACGACCTGCGCGCCATCGCGCCGCGCTCCGCCACGCCCTCCCCCGCCCCCTCCCCCgagcccgccgccgcgccctcCCCGCCCCCCTCCCCGCTGGTCTCACCTCAGGAAGGCGGCCCCTTCAAGTGCGAAATGTGCTCCGAAGAGTTCCCCCGCCGCGACGCGTTGTTGTTACACGTACCGGTGCACATATGA
- the LOC134669804 gene encoding BET1 homolog has translation MRRARDGYAYQPIPRVATEDAVAHENDQMAEELSGKISTLKHMSIEIGNEVRYQDKILRGLDDDVDRSSGFLGKTMGRVLRLGKGNHNYYVFYLFLFSIFVFFLLYIVLKFR, from the coding sequence ATGAGACGCGCTAGAGACGGGTACGCGTACCAGCCCATTCCCAGGGTGGCTACAGAAGATGCAGTCGCTCACGAGAACGATCAAATGGCAGAGGAGCTCAGCGGGAAGATCAGCACCCTCAAGCATATGTCGATAGAAATAGGCAACGAAGTCCGATATCAAGACAAAATCTTACGTGGACTTGATGACGATGTCGACAGAAGCTCCGGTTTTCTCGGGAAAACCATGGGCCGAGTATTAAGACTGGGCAAAGGCAATCATAATTACTAcgtattttatttgtttctatTCTCGATTTTTGTCTTCTTCCTACtttatattgttttgaaatttaGGTGA